The Bradyrhizobium barranii subsp. barranii genome segment AACGAGCGTGATCCACACCAAGGTCCGATGCCGCGAGATCACCGAGGCCGACGTCGATGCGGTCGCGGACCTGCTGACGCGCGGCTTCGTCGGCCGCTCGCGCAATTACTGGATTCAGGGTCTACGCCGGCAGGCCTTCCGGCCCGTGCCGGAGGGCTATCCGCGCTTCGGCTACATGCTCGACAATGACGGCGCGCCCGTCGGCGTGCTGCTGCTGATCTACACGGCGCGAAAGCACGGCGAAGAGACCGGCATCCAGTGCAATTTGTCGAGCTGGTATGTCGATCCGGCCTACCGCAACTACGCCCCGCTGCTGACCAAGATCGCGCAGCGGCACAAGGATGTCACCTATCTCAACATCAGCCCGGCACCGTGGACCTGGCCCATCATCGAGACGCAGGGCTTTCGTGCCTATTGCCACGGCATCTTCTTCTCCGTTCCTGCACTCGCGCGCCCTCCGCGCTGGAGCAAGATCGAGGTCATCTCGCAGCACGCCAAGGCGATCGAAGGGCTGACCGACGACGAGACGCAGCTCCTCACGCGGCATGCCCGCTACAATTGCCTCAGCTTGGTCTGCCGCACGCCGAAGGGGACGTTCCCCTTCATCCTGCAGCCGGTGCGCATCCGCCGCGGCTTCATCGCACCGCCCGCGATGAAGCTGATCTATTGCCGCAGCGCCGCCGAATACGCCGCCTGCGCAGGCCGCATCGGCCGGCTGCTGCTGCGACTCGGCAAGATCTCGGTGGCGATCGATTCCAATGGCCCGATTCCCGGCCTCGCCGGCATCTACACCGAGCGGCGCGGGCGCAAGTATTTCAAGGGTCCGCACCGGCCGCAGCTCGGCGACCTCACGGATACGGAGCTCGTGCTGTACGGGCCGTAGGGGACACTCGACCCAAACATCCGCTGTCGTCCCTGCGAACGCAGGGACGACACCTGATTTGTTGCAGGCTCTCGGCCAACTCTGGCTTGCAGGCACTTCCGCATTCGCGCGCCGACACAC includes the following:
- a CDS encoding acyl-CoA acyltransferase, which codes for MIHTKVRCREITEADVDAVADLLTRGFVGRSRNYWIQGLRRQAFRPVPEGYPRFGYMLDNDGAPVGVLLLIYTARKHGEETGIQCNLSSWYVDPAYRNYAPLLTKIAQRHKDVTYLNISPAPWTWPIIETQGFRAYCHGIFFSVPALARPPRWSKIEVISQHAKAIEGLTDDETQLLTRHARYNCLSLVCRTPKGTFPFILQPVRIRRGFIAPPAMKLIYCRSAAEYAACAGRIGRLLLRLGKISVAIDSNGPIPGLAGIYTERRGRKYFKGPHRPQLGDLTDTELVLYGP